The Vespula vulgaris chromosome 12, iyVesVulg1.1, whole genome shotgun sequence genome window below encodes:
- the LOC127068011 gene encoding uncharacterized protein LOC127068011: MSCIKYSYDNNGGVAEAIGNWGFSNRTCSSGQELQRLKCLFAKMDCLRTTRPMSYVQYNRKNDPEAWHVKPSPDECKPPWTFPENRPLITYDSTANIILTSSFHDVASDLIYKIPGRTYLLQGTYKWYRRGPDCCPQPSCLAPQCKQLCYV; the protein is encoded by the exons atgtcttgtataaaatattcatatgaCAATAACGGTGGAGTTGCAGAAGCAATTGGAAATTGGGGGTTTTCTAATAGAACTTGTAGTAGTGGTCAAGAACTTCAAcgtttaaaatgtttatttgcAAAGATGGATTGTTT GCGTACTACGAGACCTATGTCGTATGTTcaatataatcgtaaaaatgatCCTGAAGCATGGCATGTTAAACCAAGTCCAGATGAATGTAAACCCCCGTGGACATTTCCCGAAAACAGACCTTTGATAACTTACGATTCAACggcaaatattatattaacgtCCAGTTTTCATGATGTTGCATCTGATTTAATTTACAAGATACCTGGTAGAACGTATTTGTTGCAAGGT aCATATAAGTGGTATCGAAGAGGTCCAGATTGTTGTCCACAACCAAGTTGTTTAGCACCTCAATGTAAACAATTATGTtacgtttaa
- the LOC127068212 gene encoding E3 ubiquitin-protein ligase RNF25, with product MSDSMVDERVTDEIEALKAILLDDELSIKENDRGEPEYIETILFPSTGEDSQSQYVCVTLVVQLPYGYPDVSPNISLRNPRGLDEDTVRLMQSDAEAKCKDFIGQPVMFELIEMIREHLTRSNLPTDQCAVCLYGFREGDEFTKTECYHYFHSHCLAAHVAAAERYYREEQEKLPQWQQDTTNKFQAICPVCRESIHCDVESLWSAPPPIDVEAATDFSVTAELKELQKQMAALYLRQQQRGGIIDLEAEGVKMLLRTEDDTAVSTERLNPPSTSLNTYANQSMQSVTQVQSSNNTQNQPRQFHHNHHGHNNHGHRNRGRGRAHYRRQFDKMRHTETTPR from the exons ATGTCAGATTCAATGGTAGATGAAAG AGTGACTGATGAAATCGAAGCATTAAAAGCAATTTTATTGGATGACGAACTAagcataaaagaaaatgacag AGGAGAGCCAGAATATATTGAAACCATCTTATTCCCCTCGACTGGAGAAGATTCACAATCTCAATATGTCTGTGTTACACTTGTTGTTCAATTACCTTATGGTTATCCGGATGTATCTCCCAATATTAGCTTAAGAAATCCTAGAGGATTAGATGAAGATACAGTAAGGTTAATGCAATCAGACGCTGAAGCTAAATGTAAAGATTTTATTGGACAGCCAGTAATGTTTGAGTTAATTGag aTGATTAGAGAACATCTTACAAGAAGCAACTTACCTACAGATCAATGCGCTGTTTGCTTATATGGTTTTCGAGAAGGTGATGAATTTACAAAAACAGAGTGTTATCATTACTTTCATTCCCATTGCTTAGCGGCACATGTTGCTGCAGCTGAACGTTATTATAGAGAAGAGCAAGAGAAGCTACCGCAATGGCAACAAGACACTACTAATAAATTTCag gcCATTTGTCCCGTTTGTCGGGAATCTATACATTGTGATGTTGAAAGTTTATGGTCAGCTCCACCTCCTATAGATGTGGAAGCTGCCACAGACTTTTCAGTTACTGCAGAATTAAAAGAGCTTCAAAAGCAAATGGCTGCATTATATTTGAGACAACAACAGAGGGGTGGTATCATTGATTTAGAAGCAGAAGGAGTAAAAATGTTGCTAAGAACCGAAGACGATACTGCTGTTTCTACAGAGAGACTCAATCCACCTAGCACCAGCTTAAACACATATGCAAATCAATCTATGCAATCAGTCACTCAAGTG CAATCTTCAAATAATACTCAAAACCAACCACGACAATTTCATCACAATCATCATGGGCATAATAATCATGGACACCGTAACAGAGGTAGAGGACGTGCCCATTATCGACGCCAATTTGATAAAATGAGGCATACTGAAACTACTCCCAGATGA
- the LOC127068215 gene encoding uncharacterized protein LOC127068215, translating to MSETKVIDTTDVICDLKAAVKALECRNKMQLLKQKIEQQQQAPVFILIPVEEVVHKDKSPCQFSRKQIIHTDRTLKSTCRKKSKLTDLKFPEMRGGVLYTKCMCLHRNGLQDSCPLTKCQGQPQCLVTPWPICPPAKFIRSRYPGQYPMPIKSDRRKC from the exons ATGTCTGAAACTAAAGTTATTGATACAACTGACGTTATTTGTGATTTGAAAGCTGCAGTAAAAGCTTTAGAATG ccgtaataaaatgcaattattaaaacaaaaaatagaacagCAACAACAAGCACCAGTATTTATATTGATTCCTGTTGAGGAAGTAGTTCATAAAGATAAAAGTCCATGTCAATTTAGcagaaaacaaattatacaCACAGATAGAACTTTAAAAAGCACTTGCAGAAAAAAATCA aAATTAACAGACTTAAAGTTTCCTGAAATGCGTGGTGGagttttatatacaaaatgtatGTGTTTGCATAGAAATGGACTTCAGGATTCGTGTCCGTTAACTAAATGCCAAGGTCAACCACAATGTCTTGTAACCCCATGGCCAATCTGTCCACCTGCAAAATTTATTAGATCTCGTTATCCAGGACAGTATCCAATGCCAATTAAGTCTGATcgtagaaaatgttaa
- the LOC127068211 gene encoding solute carrier family 35 member C2 isoform X1, whose amino-acid sequence MSRSSIKYQIVKKDDTLYYLSSQNTPDYQNIPKKEPCIGALQTILIISIYFVLSIGLTFYQKWLFKTYGFNFPLGAVTCHLFVKFILSALIRCIRLCYKGSQYYVKLTWQNIICSLAPPGIASGLDVALSNWSIALITISLYTMTKSSTIVFILGFSLIFKLEKKSWSLIAIVATISGGLFMFTYKSTQFHVLGFILCLLASFSSGLRWTMAQVIMQKSKLGLRNPIDMIYYMQPWMLLPVIPITLWFEGPEMYNNFKNINWNDFEPIMLTVAAVNSGAVLAFAMEITEFLVVTYTSSLTLSVTGIFKEICILILAFEWKGDHISGLNFVGLLLCLGGIILHVIQKVLFNRSKVIESLELSDNSVASNSSKKEDGIDTNLPLLTQKSSSLINLLTTDFTSDEEDDIKMKENSSQVLSNILQRRE is encoded by the exons ATGTCCAGATCaagtattaaatatcaaatagtTAAGAAGGATGATACTTTATATTACTTGTCCTCTCAAAATACACCAGATTATCAAAATATACCTAAAAAGGAACCTTGTATAGGTGCCTtacaaacaattttaataatttctatttattttgttttatctatAGGCCTTACTTTTTATCAGAAATGGCTTTTCAAAACATat gGTTTTAATTTTCCTCTTGGAGCAGTAACCTGTCATTTATTTGTGAAATTCATATTGTCTGCATTAATACGTTGCATTAGATTATGTTACAAAGGATCACAATATTATGTCAAACTTACTTggcaaaatataatatgttcaCTAGCACCTCCAGGCATAGCTAGCGGATTGGATGTCGCTCTATCAAATTGGTCAATTGCATTAATCACAATATCTTT atataCTATGACAAAGTCCAGTACCATAGTTTTTATTCTTggattttctcttatatttaaactTGAAAAAAAG TCATGGTCTCTAATAGCCATAGTAGCAACAATATCAGGAGGCTTATTCATGTTCACTTATAAATCCACTCAATTTCATGTGCTTGGGTTTATATTATGCCTTCTGGCATCGTTCTCAAGTGGTCTCAGATGGACTATGGCTCAAGTCATAATGCAAAAATCTAAATTGGGTCTTCGAAATCCAATagatatgatttattatatgcaaCCATGGATGTTGCTACCTGTAATACCTATTACATTATGGTTTGAGG gtCCAGAAATGtacaataattttaagaaCATTAATTGGAACGATTTTGAACCAATTATGTTAACTGTAGCTGCAGTCAATTCTGGAGCTGTTTTAGCATTTGCTATGGAAATAACAGAGTTTTTAGTTGTCACATACACTTCTAGTCTAACACTTTCTGTTACAGGAATATTTAag GAAATATGCATATTGATATTAGCTTTCGAATGGAAAGGTGATCATATAAGTGGCCTAAATTTTGTAGGTCTGTTATTGTGCCTCGGCGGAATTATACTTCACGTTAttcaaaaagtattatttaatagaagTAAGGTGATTGAAAGTTTAGAACTAAGTGATAATTCAGTAGCAAGTAACAGCTCTAAAAAGGAAGATGGAATTGATACGAATTTACCCTTATTAACACAAAAATCTAGTtccttaattaatttattaactaCAGATTTTACTTCGGACGAGGAagatgatattaaaatgaaagaaaattcttctcaagtattatcaaatattttacaacGCAGGGAatga
- the LOC127068211 gene encoding solute carrier family 35 member C2 isoform X2 produces the protein MSRSSIKYQIVKKDDTLYYLSSQNTPDYQNIPKKEPCIGALQTILIISIYFVLSIGLTFYQKWLFKTYGFNFPLGAVTCHLFVKFILSALIRCIRLCYKGSQYYVKLTWQNIICSLAPPGIASGLDVALSNWSIALITISLYTMTKSSTIVFILGFSLIFKLEKKSWSLIAIVATISGGLFMFTYKSTQFHVLGFILCLLASFSSGLRWTMAQVIMQKSKLGLRNPIDMIYYMQPWMLLPVIPITLWFEGPEMYNNFKNINWNDFEPIMLTVAAVNSGAVLAFAMEITEFLVVTYTSSLTLSVTGIFKEICILILAFEWKGDHISGLNFVGLLLCLGGIILHVIQKVLFNRSKILLRTRKMILK, from the exons ATGTCCAGATCaagtattaaatatcaaatagtTAAGAAGGATGATACTTTATATTACTTGTCCTCTCAAAATACACCAGATTATCAAAATATACCTAAAAAGGAACCTTGTATAGGTGCCTtacaaacaattttaataatttctatttattttgttttatctatAGGCCTTACTTTTTATCAGAAATGGCTTTTCAAAACATat gGTTTTAATTTTCCTCTTGGAGCAGTAACCTGTCATTTATTTGTGAAATTCATATTGTCTGCATTAATACGTTGCATTAGATTATGTTACAAAGGATCACAATATTATGTCAAACTTACTTggcaaaatataatatgttcaCTAGCACCTCCAGGCATAGCTAGCGGATTGGATGTCGCTCTATCAAATTGGTCAATTGCATTAATCACAATATCTTT atataCTATGACAAAGTCCAGTACCATAGTTTTTATTCTTggattttctcttatatttaaactTGAAAAAAAG TCATGGTCTCTAATAGCCATAGTAGCAACAATATCAGGAGGCTTATTCATGTTCACTTATAAATCCACTCAATTTCATGTGCTTGGGTTTATATTATGCCTTCTGGCATCGTTCTCAAGTGGTCTCAGATGGACTATGGCTCAAGTCATAATGCAAAAATCTAAATTGGGTCTTCGAAATCCAATagatatgatttattatatgcaaCCATGGATGTTGCTACCTGTAATACCTATTACATTATGGTTTGAGG gtCCAGAAATGtacaataattttaagaaCATTAATTGGAACGATTTTGAACCAATTATGTTAACTGTAGCTGCAGTCAATTCTGGAGCTGTTTTAGCATTTGCTATGGAAATAACAGAGTTTTTAGTTGTCACATACACTTCTAGTCTAACACTTTCTGTTACAGGAATATTTAag GAAATATGCATATTGATATTAGCTTTCGAATGGAAAGGTGATCATATAAGTGGCCTAAATTTTGTAGGTCTGTTATTGTGCCTCGGCGGAATTATACTTCACGTTAttcaaaaagtattatttaatagaagTAAG ATTTTACTTCGGACGAGGAagatgatattaaaatga
- the LOC127068214 gene encoding protein obstructor-E-like has product MATYPIIHLLIAYGFFAVALCISQYQTHSKTQQSNHLVPSTRQVSQGSCPEKNGRFAIQSQCDAYIECIDGVPEEKLCPEGLVFNPDARFNYPCGYPIDVDCEGRPNRQPAQPTEDCPHQYGYFKVGDHQNCGQFMNCADGRGYIFDCPEGLAFNPESYRCDWPDQVPDCDAEAFLGFRCPEVKESPFLGGEIRFYRSTHDCQHYYICVNGHPRLLNCGEGNAFNELIDACDAAENVTGCAPEATNLISPNIHPTRLF; this is encoded by the exons gCATTAGTCAGTATCAAACACATTCAAAAACCCAACAATCGAATCATCTAGTACCATCAACTAGACAAGTTTCACAAGGATCATGTCCGGAAAAGAACGGACGTTTCGCAATTCAATCTCAATGCGACGCGTACATCGAATGTATCGATGGTGTTCCAGAAGAGAAACTTTGCCCTGAAGGCTTAGTTTTCAATCCTGATGCACGATTCAATTATCCTTGTGGATATCCCATTGATGTTGATTGTGAAGGCAGACCAAACAGGC AGCCAGCACAACCAACTGAAGATTGTCCACATCAGTATGGATACTTCAAAGTTGGTGATCATCAAAATTGTGGACAATTTATGAATTGTGCTGATGGTAGaggatatatttttgattgtCCTGAAGGATTAGCTTTTAATCCAGAGTCATATCGATGTGATTGGCCTGATCAGGTACCAGATTGTGATGCTGAAG CTTTTCTCGGCTTTCGATGTCCCGAGGTCAAAGAAAGTCCATTTTTGGGTGGTGAAATAAGATTTTATCGTAGTACTCATGATTGTCAGCATTATTACATCTGTGTTAATGGACATCCACGTTTGCTAAATTGTGGCGAAGGAAATGCATTTAATGAGCTTATTGATGCCTGTGATGCTGCAGAAAATGTTACTGGATG TGCCCCAGAAGCCACTAACTTAATTTCGCCTAATATTCATCCAACAAGATTGTTCTGA